A genome region from Manis javanica isolate MJ-LG chromosome 3, MJ_LKY, whole genome shotgun sequence includes the following:
- the GPR160 gene encoding probable G-protein coupled receptor 160, with the protein MTALSSENCSFQYQLHQTNQPLDGNCLLFLIILGKILLNILTLGMRRKSNYQNFLEYFCISLAFIDLLLLVNISIISYFRDFVLLGIRFTKYHICLFTQIISFTYGFLHYPVFLIACIDYCLNFSKTTKLPWKCQKLFYFFTVILIWISVLTYVLGDPAIYQSLKAQEVSSYQCPFYVSIQSYWLSFSMVMVLFMAFISSWSEVIALVQAVRIASYMNETILYFPFSSHSSYTISSKKTLLPKFIICFLSTWSPFVLLQVIILLLKVQIPAYIELNIPWLYFVNSFLVATMYWFNCQKLDLRETALPVDPFVNWKCCVIPFTIPNIERIEKPLSIIIC; encoded by the coding sequence ATGACTGCTCTTTCTTCAGAGAACTGCTCTTTTCAGTACCAGTTACATCAAACAAACCAGCCCCTAGATGGTAACTGTCTATTATTCTTGATTATACTtgggaaaatattattaaatatcctCACACTAGGAATGAGAAGAAAAAGCAACTATCaaaattttttggaatatttttgcatttcacTAGCATTCATTGATCTTTTACTTTTGGTAAACATTTCCATTATATCCTATTTCAGGGATTTTGTACTTTTAGGCATTAGGTTTACCAAATACCATATCTGTCTATTTactcaaattatttcttttacttacGGCTTTTTGCATTATCCTGTTTTCCTGATAGCTTGTATAGATTATTGCCTGAATTTCTCAAAAACCACCAAGCTTCCATGGAAgtgtcaaaaattattttatttctttacagtaattttaatttggatttcagtCCTTACTTATGTTTTAGGAGATCCAGCTATCTACCAAAGCCTGAAGGCACAAGAAGTTTCTTCTTATCAATGTCCTTTCTACGTTAGCATTCAGAGTTACTGGCTGTCATTTTCCATGGTGATGGTTTTATTTATGGCTTTTATATCCTCTTGGTCAGAAGTTATTGCCTTGGTACAGGCTGTTAGGATAGCTTCCTACATGAATGAGACTATCctgtattttcccttttcatCTCACTCTAGTTATACTATTAGCTCTAAAAAAACACTCTTGCCCAAGTTCATTATCTGTTTTCTCAGTACCTGGTCACCATTTGTACTACTTCAAGTAATTATCCTCTTACTTAAAGTACAGATTCCAGCATATATTGAGTTGAACATTCCATGGTTGTACTTTGTCAATAGTTTTCTCGTTGCCACAATGTATTGGTTTAATTGTCAAAAGCTTGACTTAAGAGAGACTGCATTACCTGTGGATCCATTTGTCAACTGGAAATGCTGCGTCATTCCATTTACAATTCCTAATATTGAGCGAATTGAAAAGCCTTTATCAATAATAATTTGTTAA